Proteins from one Xenorhabdus griffiniae genomic window:
- a CDS encoding tyrosine-type DNA invertase translates to MKQRKFLTRYEIDAILTATKQGRHAERDYCMLLMCFIHGFRVSELCNLCLSDLDLNSAIIHIRRLKGGLSTTHPLIPEEIDALNKWLDIRPKWREADSPWVFLSQKSGPVSRQQVYGLLKRYGKQASVSVSPHPHMLRHACGYALADLGRDTRLIQDYLGHRNISHTVIYTASNVKRFSRIWESHSK, encoded by the coding sequence ATGAAACAACGTAAGTTTTTAACCCGATACGAAATAGACGCAATTTTGACAGCGACAAAACAAGGACGTCACGCAGAGCGTGATTATTGCATGCTGTTAATGTGTTTCATTCACGGCTTTAGGGTAAGTGAGTTATGTAATCTATGCCTATCTGATCTCGATTTGAACTCAGCAATCATTCATATCAGACGGTTAAAAGGTGGGCTTTCAACCACACATCCTTTAATTCCAGAAGAAATTGATGCGTTAAATAAGTGGCTAGATATCCGCCCAAAATGGCGCGAAGCCGATTCACCGTGGGTATTTCTTTCTCAAAAATCAGGCCCTGTTTCACGCCAGCAAGTTTATGGTTTATTAAAACGCTATGGAAAGCAGGCGTCTGTCAGTGTTTCTCCACATCCGCATATGTTAAGGCACGCTTGTGGTTATGCATTAGCTGATCTCGGTCGCGATACCCGCTTGATCCAAGACTATCTTGGACACCGTAATATTTCACATACTGTCATTTACACCGCCAGTAATGTGAAACGTTTTTCCAGAATTTGGGAGTCTCACTCTAAATAA
- a CDS encoding DUF4123 domain-containing protein — protein MIQEKLYAIIDGAAEPDLFLALERYDPPSTCLYGEPLQPELVNIVPYLVQVTEEVKIWLECRKTPWGIFVHSAADMKAVRQHLRKYLQVLLPQQEKPVFFRFYDPRNIWDFLGVLSDWEVHCFLGPITRITTRYLEEERTDNFVKIREPFPDNAKGKYKIFKISEEQYELIEIKKKEQYLQKLDSILLSELAELRISISINNSLPFLAFFYDYLMSEKITDTRSIEGILKKVIREDNFDIDNFDKSILTNLTDDGTPGWYRANQFIYNIKE, from the coding sequence ATGATTCAGGAAAAACTATACGCCATTATTGATGGCGCGGCAGAACCCGATTTGTTTTTAGCGTTGGAACGTTACGATCCGCCATCCACATGCCTTTACGGAGAACCTCTTCAACCAGAACTGGTTAACATTGTGCCTTATCTGGTGCAGGTGACGGAAGAAGTCAAAATCTGGCTGGAATGTCGCAAAACCCCGTGGGGAATTTTCGTTCACAGTGCAGCGGACATGAAAGCCGTGCGCCAGCATTTACGAAAGTACCTGCAAGTATTGCTTCCCCAACAAGAAAAACCCGTCTTTTTCCGTTTTTATGATCCACGCAATATCTGGGATTTTCTCGGTGTGCTAAGTGACTGGGAAGTACATTGTTTTTTGGGGCCAATCACGCGGATCACAACACGTTACCTTGAAGAAGAACGCACAGATAACTTTGTAAAAATCAGAGAACCTTTTCCCGATAATGCTAAGGGAAAATACAAAATTTTCAAAATCAGTGAAGAGCAGTATGAACTGATAGAAATAAAGAAAAAAGAGCAGTATTTACAAAAGCTTGATTCCATTTTGCTATCTGAATTAGCAGAACTAAGAATAAGTATCAGCATCAACAACTCATTACCCTTCTTAGCTTTTTTCTATGATTACCTTATGTCTGAGAAAATAACAGACACTCGCTCTATAGAAGGCATTCTTAAAAAAGTGATCAGAGAAGACAATTTTGACATTGATAACTTTGATAAATCAATTCTGACCAACCTTACTGATGATGGGACTCCTGGCTGGTATAGAGCCAATCAGTTCATTTACAATATTAAGGAGTAA
- a CDS encoding Hcp family type VI secretion system effector, which translates to MANIIYMTLNGKKQGLISAGCSTYDSIGNKYQEENKDKILVYSVDHDISREHNVNHQPIIITKPIDKSSPLLGVSISNNEHLDCLLDIYRNSSAGGLEKFYSIKLTNATIKNISSHYPNSLSHNDMQPYESITISYDSITWTHHIAGTSGYSIREDNVF; encoded by the coding sequence ATGGCTAACATTATTTACATGACCTTAAATGGAAAAAAACAAGGTTTGATATCAGCAGGTTGTTCAACCTATGATTCTATAGGTAATAAATATCAAGAAGAAAATAAAGATAAAATATTGGTTTATTCTGTAGACCACGATATCAGTAGGGAACACAATGTAAATCATCAGCCTATAATAATAACAAAACCAATCGATAAATCATCTCCATTATTAGGCGTTTCAATATCGAATAATGAGCATTTAGATTGTTTGCTTGACATATATAGGAATAGCTCAGCGGGAGGATTAGAAAAGTTTTACTCTATCAAATTAACAAATGCCACTATAAAAAATATCTCCAGCCACTATCCCAATTCACTAAGCCACAATGATATGCAACCATATGAAAGTATAACAATTTCATATGATAGCATAACATGGACACATCACATTGCTGGCACATCAGGTTATAGTATAAGAGAAGATAATGTCTTTTAG
- the yjiA gene encoding GTPase, giving the protein MQPISVTILTGFLGSGKTTLLRHILNANHGHKIAVIENEFGEVPIDDELIGDRATQIKTLSNGCICCSRSNELEDALLDLLDSLDKGQINFDRLIIECTGMADPGPITQTFFSHEILCQRFLLDGIITLVDAVHAEQQLDRFSIAQAQVGYADRILLTKTDVVPVHDALVERLQRINARAPIHKVIHGEADLGLLFDIEGFMLNDKLTVSTPVFRFVPQPQNSVQSIVINLAHPVELPEVSNLMEELLLSFADNLLRYKGILAIKGEPCRLLFQGVQRLYSADWDREWRDNEVRESVLVFIGIDLPEQKIREKFAELFEE; this is encoded by the coding sequence ATGCAACCAATATCAGTCACGATCCTGACCGGTTTTTTGGGATCAGGCAAAACGACGCTGCTGCGTCATATTCTTAATGCCAATCATGGTCATAAAATAGCTGTCATTGAAAATGAATTTGGTGAAGTCCCCATTGATGACGAATTAATTGGTGATCGCGCAACCCAAATTAAGACATTAAGTAACGGATGCATCTGTTGTAGTCGTTCGAATGAGCTGGAAGATGCATTATTGGACTTGCTGGATAGCCTGGATAAAGGGCAGATCAACTTTGACCGCTTGATTATCGAATGTACGGGAATGGCTGATCCCGGACCGATTACGCAAACTTTCTTTTCCCATGAAATTTTGTGCCAGCGTTTTTTGCTTGATGGCATTATTACGCTGGTGGATGCGGTTCATGCGGAACAGCAATTAGATCGTTTTTCCATTGCACAGGCGCAGGTGGGATATGCAGACAGAATTCTTTTAACTAAAACAGATGTTGTTCCGGTTCATGATGCTTTGGTTGAACGTTTGCAGCGGATCAATGCCAGAGCGCCTATTCATAAGGTTATTCACGGTGAAGCAGATTTAGGCTTATTGTTCGATATCGAAGGATTTATGTTGAATGACAAACTGACGGTTTCGACACCTGTTTTTCGATTTGTACCCCAGCCACAAAACTCGGTTCAATCGATAGTCATTAACTTAGCGCACCCCGTTGAACTGCCAGAAGTTTCTAACCTGATGGAAGAGTTATTACTGAGTTTTGCGGATAATCTTCTGCGGTACAAAGGTATTCTTGCTATCAAAGGAGAGCCCTGTCGGTTACTGTTTCAAGGGGTTCAGCGTCTGTATAGCGCGGATTGGGATAGAGAATGGCGCGATAATGAAGTACGAGAAAGTGTGTTGGTTTTTATTGGTATAGATCTGCCAGAACAGAAAATCCGTGAAAAATTTGCCGAATTGTTTGAAGAATAA
- a CDS encoding YbdD/YjiX family protein: MFGNLGRAGKYLGQAARMLVGVPDYDTYVQHMKENHPDKPYMSFEEFFRERQNARYGGDGKGGMRCC, translated from the coding sequence ATGTTTGGTAATCTTGGTCGGGCAGGCAAGTATTTGGGGCAGGCTGCCCGAATGTTGGTGGGGGTTCCTGACTATGACACATATGTACAGCACATGAAGGAAAATCACCCTGATAAGCCTTATATGTCTTTTGAAGAATTTTTTCGCGAACGTCAGAATGCTCGCTATGGTGGCGATGGCAAAGGCGGAATGCGCTGCTGTTAG
- a CDS encoding carbon starvation CstA family protein has translation MKNNKLLKHIPWMILGIIGAFCLGVVALRRGEHVSALWIIVASVAVYLVAYRYYSLYIATKVMKLDATRATPAVVNNDGLNYVPTNKNVLFGHHFAAIAGAGPLVGPVLAAQVGYLPGTLWLLAGVVLAGAVQDFMVLFISSRRNGASLGEIVKEEMGRVPGTIALFGCFLIMIIILAVLALIVVKALAESPWGVFTVCSTVPIALFMGIYMRYIRPGRVGEVSVIGIFLLIAAIWFGGVVAADPYWGPALTFKDTTITYALIGYAFISALLPVWLILAPRDYLATFLKIGVIVGLAIGIIILNPELKMPAVTQYIDGTGPVWKGTLFPFLFITIACGAVSGFHALISSGTTPKLLANEKDARFIGYGAMLMESFVAIMALVAASIIEPGLYFAMNTPPAALGITMPDLHNLGTAEAPMIMASLKEVTSHAAATVSSWGFVISPDQILQTAKDIGEPSVLNRAGGAPTLAVGIAHVFHQIIPAADMGFWYHFGILFEALFILTALDAGTRSGRFMLQDLLGNFVPFLKKTDSLIAGIIGTAGCVGLWGYLLYQGVVDPLGGVKSLWPLFGISNQMLAAVALVLGTVVLIKMKRTRYIWVTVIPAVWLLICTTWALGLKLFSDNPRLEGFFFLAKEYKQKIAEGGAELTAEQISNMNHIVVNNYTNAGLSILFLIVVYSIIIYGIKTAIKASKNPERTDNETPYVPVPEGGVNVSSTH, from the coding sequence ATGAAGAATAATAAATTGTTAAAACATATCCCCTGGATGATATTGGGGATAATTGGCGCATTCTGTCTTGGAGTCGTTGCGCTGCGTCGGGGAGAACACGTTAGTGCTTTGTGGATCATTGTCGCTTCCGTAGCCGTTTACTTGGTTGCTTATCGGTATTACAGCCTGTATATCGCCACAAAGGTGATGAAACTGGATGCCACGCGAGCAACCCCTGCTGTTGTCAATAATGATGGTTTGAACTATGTTCCCACCAACAAAAATGTCCTGTTTGGTCACCACTTTGCCGCCATCGCGGGAGCCGGTCCATTAGTCGGGCCAGTATTGGCGGCACAGGTCGGTTATCTGCCAGGAACACTGTGGTTGTTAGCAGGAGTGGTGCTTGCCGGCGCGGTGCAGGACTTTATGGTGCTGTTTATCTCCTCCCGTCGCAATGGGGCATCACTGGGTGAGATCGTCAAAGAAGAGATGGGACGAGTGCCAGGCACAATAGCTCTGTTTGGTTGCTTCTTAATCATGATCATCATTCTGGCGGTGCTGGCGTTAATCGTCGTGAAAGCATTGGCAGAAAGCCCGTGGGGTGTATTTACTGTTTGTTCAACAGTACCCATTGCGCTTTTCATGGGGATCTACATGCGATATATCCGTCCGGGGCGTGTAGGTGAAGTCTCTGTGATCGGTATTTTCCTGTTGATTGCTGCTATTTGGTTTGGTGGGGTTGTTGCCGCAGATCCTTACTGGGGACCTGCGCTGACGTTCAAAGATACCACCATCACTTATGCATTGATCGGGTATGCATTTATCTCTGCATTATTGCCGGTCTGGCTTATTTTGGCTCCGCGTGACTATCTGGCAACTTTCCTGAAAATTGGGGTTATTGTTGGCCTTGCGATTGGGATTATCATCCTGAACCCTGAACTGAAAATGCCCGCTGTCACACAATATATTGACGGTACTGGGCCAGTCTGGAAAGGAACTCTGTTCCCATTCTTGTTCATTACTATTGCTTGTGGTGCAGTGTCTGGTTTCCATGCCCTGATTTCTTCGGGGACGACACCTAAGCTGTTGGCAAATGAAAAAGATGCTCGTTTCATTGGTTATGGTGCAATGTTGATGGAATCGTTTGTGGCGATCATGGCATTGGTTGCTGCATCCATCATTGAGCCGGGACTGTATTTTGCCATGAATACCCCTCCGGCTGCGTTGGGGATTACCATGCCTGACCTGCATAATTTGGGTACTGCCGAAGCGCCAATGATTATGGCCTCTTTGAAAGAAGTAACAAGCCATGCGGCTGCGACCGTCAGTTCTTGGGGCTTTGTTATTTCACCCGATCAAATTTTGCAAACGGCAAAAGACATTGGTGAGCCATCCGTTCTGAACCGTGCAGGAGGGGCACCAACCCTGGCTGTGGGTATTGCTCATGTATTCCATCAGATCATCCCTGCGGCAGACATGGGCTTCTGGTATCACTTTGGTATTTTGTTTGAAGCACTGTTCATCCTGACGGCGTTGGATGCAGGTACACGCTCTGGCCGTTTCATGTTGCAAGATCTTTTGGGTAACTTTGTTCCGTTCCTGAAAAAAACGGACTCTCTGATTGCGGGCATCATTGGTACAGCGGGTTGTGTTGGCTTATGGGGTTATTTGCTGTATCAAGGCGTAGTTGATCCATTGGGTGGCGTCAAGAGCTTGTGGCCGCTATTTGGTATCTCTAACCAGATGTTGGCTGCCGTTGCGTTGGTATTGGGTACGGTTGTCTTGATCAAGATGAAACGCACCCGATATATCTGGGTAACGGTGATCCCTGCGGTTTGGTTGTTGATTTGTACTACATGGGCGCTGGGGCTGAAATTATTCAGTGATAACCCACGGCTTGAAGGCTTTTTCTTCCTGGCGAAAGAATATAAGCAGAAGATTGCCGAAGGGGGTGCAGAATTGACGGCTGAGCAAATCAGTAACATGAATCACATTGTTGTGAACAACTACACCAATGCGGGCCTGAGCATCCTGTTCCTGATAGTGGTATACAGCATCATTATCTATGGTATCAAAACTGCGATCAAAGCAAGCAAAAATCCAGAGCGTACCGATAATGAAACGCCTTATGTTCCGGTTCCTGAAGGTGGGGTGAACGTCTCTTCTACGCACTGA
- a CDS encoding phosphoethanolamine transferase, producing MLYTPIGLNYGYPDINAVGSLIYTNRNETVEYISSLSVSTYLTAIAIFVLMIFSLKLNISISGKSKKWLFTLFFISAFWSPAKGYIKSGFEDSSELLNTSLPEVRFFSDVYQSYKQVMSENNRFAKIIKYRDDWQPVVKEEKYDTYIMVIGESVRKDFMSIYGFPDKNTPWLDNAHVTVLTHYISAAPSTQLSLTNSLAVREANEIQLNNSIVSLAKKAGFETYWLSNQGMKGGFDSPVALIGQQADHYTFLKEGNSDDRRYMPDENLLPYIRKALVKNERKKKLIIIHLMGSHPQPCTRTNGKYDTYFHSKNISCYLQSIHNTDSLLADIESIANKNQLHWTMLYFADHGLSLVNKNTDSENLTHNDSNKQNYQVPFIITGYDYAMKNTDKNTVSKNIIDAHRSGLNLLSMLSTWLGIEEPRLISKCVWFSNQTCPNQHTVISFSNEYKDFNHLKDDAIHFD from the coding sequence GTGCTCTATACCCCAATTGGCCTCAATTACGGTTATCCAGACATCAATGCGGTAGGATCATTAATCTATACCAATAGAAACGAAACAGTGGAATATATTAGCAGCCTTTCTGTTTCAACTTATTTAACTGCTATCGCTATTTTTGTTCTGATGATATTTTCACTTAAGCTAAATATCAGCATATCAGGCAAAAGTAAAAAGTGGTTGTTTACTCTGTTCTTTATTTCAGCGTTCTGGTCGCCAGCCAAAGGATATATAAAATCGGGTTTTGAAGATAGCTCGGAACTTTTAAATACCAGTTTACCGGAAGTGCGCTTTTTCAGTGATGTCTATCAGAGTTACAAGCAAGTCATGTCAGAAAATAACCGATTTGCCAAGATCATTAAATATCGGGATGACTGGCAGCCAGTAGTAAAAGAAGAGAAATACGATACCTATATCATGGTGATCGGTGAGAGCGTCCGAAAAGATTTTATGAGTATCTATGGGTTTCCAGATAAAAATACCCCTTGGTTGGATAACGCGCATGTTACCGTGTTAACCCACTATATTTCTGCGGCACCCTCGACACAATTATCGTTGACTAACTCTCTGGCGGTTCGTGAAGCAAATGAAATTCAACTGAACAACAGTATTGTTTCACTGGCGAAAAAAGCGGGATTTGAGACTTATTGGCTATCCAATCAGGGAATGAAGGGAGGATTTGATTCTCCTGTAGCACTGATTGGACAGCAGGCTGATCATTATACCTTTCTAAAAGAAGGCAATTCAGATGATCGCCGTTATATGCCGGATGAGAATTTATTGCCTTATATTCGTAAAGCATTAGTGAAGAATGAGCGGAAAAAGAAACTGATCATTATTCACTTAATGGGGTCGCATCCACAACCTTGTACCAGAACGAATGGTAAATACGACACCTATTTTCATTCCAAAAATATTTCATGCTATCTTCAAAGTATTCATAATACGGACAGCCTGCTAGCTGATATTGAAAGCATTGCCAATAAAAATCAATTGCACTGGACAATGCTTTACTTTGCGGATCATGGTTTGTCACTTGTGAATAAGAATACAGATAGCGAGAATTTGACTCATAACGATAGTAATAAGCAGAACTATCAAGTTCCCTTTATTATTACCGGTTATGACTATGCCATGAAAAATACCGACAAGAACACAGTAAGCAAAAATATCATAGATGCTCACCGCAGCGGTTTGAATTTGCTATCTATGCTATCCACATGGTTGGGAATTGAAGAGCCTCGCCTGATATCCAAATGTGTTTGGTTTTCTAACCAAACGTGTCCGAACCAGCATACAGTGATTTCATTCAGTAACGAATATAAAGACTTTAATCACTTAAAGGATGACGCCATTCATTTCGATTGA